A region from the Afifella aestuarii genome encodes:
- a CDS encoding formate dehydrogenase beta subunit, with the protein MTDHVKGPIKVYVPRDAGALALGADKVAAEIAREAEARGLAIRLIRNGSRGLFFLEPMVEVATEDGRLAYGPVAPEDVASLFAAGFLSGGDHPLAQGETEEIPFLARQTRLTFARCGIIDPLDPADYEAHGGLKGLRNAVMMTPEEIVETMITSGLRGRGGAGFPTGIKWKTVAEAKGEQKYIVCNADEGDSGTYSDRMIMEGDPFMLIEGMVIAGLATGATRGYVYTRSEYPHAIATMRDAIAIARSHGFLGPDILGSGHAFDMEIRMGAGAYVCGEETSLLNSLEGKRGVVRAKPPLPAHEGFLGRPTVVNNVISLATVPAILDHGPEFFRDFGVGHSHGTIPIQIAGNVKNGGLFEIAFGLTLHELVDEIGGGTRSGRPVKAVQVGGPLGAYFPRALFDTIFDYEAYTAKNGLIGHAGIVVFDDTVDMLKQARFAMEFCAIESCGKCTPCRIGSVRGVEVADRIAAGEDPEAQIALMTDLCQTMRFGSLCALGGFTPFPVLSAIEHFPDDFRPTPFAEAAE; encoded by the coding sequence ATGACCGATCACGTAAAAGGCCCCATCAAGGTCTACGTCCCGCGCGATGCCGGCGCGCTCGCGCTCGGTGCCGACAAGGTCGCGGCCGAAATCGCCCGCGAGGCCGAAGCCCGCGGTCTCGCCATCCGTCTCATCCGCAACGGCTCGCGTGGTCTCTTCTTCCTGGAGCCGATGGTCGAGGTCGCGACCGAAGACGGCCGCCTCGCCTATGGGCCCGTCGCGCCCGAAGACGTCGCCTCCCTCTTCGCTGCGGGTTTTCTGTCCGGCGGCGACCACCCCCTCGCCCAGGGCGAAACGGAAGAAATTCCCTTCCTCGCCCGCCAGACCCGCCTCACCTTCGCGCGCTGCGGCATCATCGATCCGCTCGATCCGGCCGATTACGAGGCGCATGGCGGTCTGAAGGGGCTGCGCAATGCCGTCATGATGACGCCCGAAGAGATCGTCGAGACGATGATCACGTCGGGTCTTCGCGGTCGCGGCGGCGCCGGCTTTCCGACCGGCATCAAGTGGAAGACCGTCGCCGAGGCGAAAGGCGAGCAGAAATACATCGTCTGCAACGCCGACGAGGGCGACAGCGGCACCTATTCCGATCGCATGATCATGGAGGGCGACCCCTTCATGCTGATCGAGGGCATGGTGATCGCGGGTCTCGCCACCGGCGCGACGCGCGGCTACGTCTACACCCGCTCCGAATATCCGCATGCCATCGCAACGATGCGCGACGCGATCGCCATTGCCCGCAGCCACGGCTTTCTCGGCCCCGACATTCTGGGCTCCGGCCACGCCTTCGACATGGAAATCCGCATGGGCGCCGGCGCCTATGTCTGCGGCGAGGAAACCTCGCTTCTGAACAGCCTGGAAGGCAAGCGCGGCGTCGTGCGCGCGAAGCCGCCGCTTCCCGCCCATGAGGGCTTTCTCGGCCGCCCGACCGTCGTCAACAACGTCATCTCGCTTGCGACCGTACCGGCGATCCTCGACCACGGGCCGGAATTCTTTCGCGATTTCGGCGTCGGCCATTCGCACGGCACGATCCCCATTCAGATCGCCGGCAACGTCAAGAATGGCGGCCTCTTCGAGATCGCCTTCGGCCTCACCTTGCACGAGCTCGTCGACGAGATCGGCGGCGGCACGAGAAGCGGCCGCCCGGTCAAGGCGGTGCAGGTGGGCGGCCCGCTCGGCGCCTATTTCCCGCGCGCCCTCTTCGACACGATCTTCGATTACGAAGCCTATACCGCGAAGAACGGCCTGATCGGCCACGCCGGCATCGTCGTCTTCGACGACACCGTCGACATGCTGAAGCAGGCCCGCTTCGCCATGGAATTCTGCGCCATTGAATCCTGCGGCAAGTGCACCCCCTGCCGCATCGGCTCCGTGCGCGGTGTCGAGGTCGCCGACAGGATCGCCGCGGGCGAAGACCCGGAGGCGCAGATCGCGCTCATGACCGACCTCTGCCAGACCATGCGTTTCGGTTCGCTCTGCGCCCTCGGGGGCTTCACGCCCTTCCCGGTCTTGAGCGCGATCGAACATTTCCCCGACGATTTCCGCCCCACCCCCTTCGCCGAAGCTGCCGAGTAG
- a CDS encoding formate dehydrogenase subunit gamma — translation MTAQTGAADIAVRATAIVDANAALEGPLLPILHDLQEEFGCVPEEAVPVIANRLNLSRAEVHGVVSFYPDFHHTPSGRHVLKVCRAEACQSMGGEKIADRVRSALGIDWHETTPDGAVTLEPVYCLGLCSCAPAAMLDGEVTGRLDETRLAPLLDEARR, via the coding sequence ATGACTGCCCAGACAGGCGCAGCGGACATTGCCGTCCGCGCCACAGCGATCGTCGATGCCAACGCCGCCCTCGAAGGCCCCCTCCTGCCGATCCTGCACGATCTCCAGGAAGAGTTCGGCTGCGTGCCGGAAGAGGCCGTGCCGGTCATCGCCAACCGCCTCAATCTGAGCCGCGCCGAAGTCCATGGCGTCGTCAGCTTCTATCCCGACTTCCACCACACCCCCTCCGGCCGCCATGTGCTGAAGGTCTGCCGCGCCGAGGCCTGTCAGTCGATGGGCGGCGAAAAAATCGCCGACCGCGTGCGCTCGGCCCTCGGCATCGACTGGCATGAGACGACACCCGACGGCGCCGTCACGCTCGAACCCGTCTACTGCCTCGGCCTCTGCTCCTGCGCCCCGGCCGCGATGCTCGACGGCGAGGTGACCGGCCGCCTCGACGAGACCCGCCTCGCCCCGCTTCTCGACGAGGCCCGGCGATGA
- the fdhF gene encoding formate dehydrogenase subunit alpha, whose protein sequence is MSLIHEIDYGTPASTSEETVSLTIDGFEITVPAGTSVMRAAAEAGIQVPKLCATDMVKSFGSCRLCLVEIEGRRGTPASCTTPVAPDMVVHTQTPRLKEIRRGVMELYISDHPLDCLTCAANGDCELQDMAGEVGLRDVRYGYDGANHVKARNNGEANPRYRPKDESNPYFTFDPTKCIVCSRCVRACEEVQGTFALTIEGRGFGSVVAAGQDEEFLASECVSCGACVQACPTATLQEKSVIENGLPEHARVTTCAYCGVGCSFKAEMRGEELIRMVPYKDGKANRGHSCVKGRFAYGYANHRDRILNPMIREKITDPWREVSWEEALAHTASEFRRIQHQYGRGALGGITSSRCTNEETFLVQKLVRAGFGNNNVDTCARVCHSPTGYGLKTTFGTSAGTQDFDSVEKTDVVILIGANPTDGHPVFASRLKKRLREGAKLIVIDPRRIDLVRSPHIEASYHLPLKPGSNVAVLTALAHVVVTEGLFDEAFIRERCDWDEFQDWAAFVSEPRNSPEEVEKISGVPAAAIRGAARLYATGGNGAVYYGLGVTEHSQGSTTVMAIANLAMATGNLGRPGVGVNPLRGQNNVQGSCDMGSFPHELPGYRHISDEATRDIFEKLWNVTLDDEPGLRIPNMLDAAVDGSFRGIYIQGEDILQSDPDTKHVAAGLAAMECVVVHDLFLNETANYAHVFLPGSTFLEKDGTFTNAERRINRVRRVMAPKNGYADWEVTQLLANALGCDWNYTHPREIMAEIAATTPSFAGVTYDLLEKEGSVQWPCNDKAPQGTPVMHVGGFQRGKGKFVVTEYVATDEKTGPRFPLLLTTGRILTQYNVGAQTRRTANTVWHEEDRLEIHPHDAEQRGVKDGDWVRLASRSGETSLKARITDRVAPGVVYTTFHHPGTQANVITTDFSDWATNCPEYKVTAVQVALSNGPSDWQQEYEEQTRQARRIAPAMEAAE, encoded by the coding sequence ATGAGCCTCATCCACGAAATCGACTACGGCACCCCCGCCTCCACCTCCGAAGAGACGGTGTCGCTCACGATCGACGGCTTTGAGATCACCGTCCCGGCCGGCACCTCGGTCATGCGCGCGGCCGCCGAAGCCGGCATTCAGGTGCCGAAACTCTGCGCCACCGACATGGTGAAATCCTTCGGCTCCTGCCGCCTCTGCCTCGTCGAGATCGAGGGACGGCGTGGCACGCCCGCCTCCTGCACCACGCCGGTCGCCCCGGACATGGTCGTGCATACCCAGACGCCGCGCCTCAAAGAGATCCGCCGCGGCGTCATGGAGCTCTATATCTCCGACCACCCGCTCGACTGCCTCACCTGCGCGGCAAACGGCGATTGCGAACTCCAGGACATGGCGGGCGAAGTCGGACTGCGCGACGTGCGCTACGGCTATGACGGTGCCAACCACGTCAAGGCGAGGAACAACGGCGAGGCGAACCCGCGCTACCGGCCGAAGGACGAGAGCAATCCCTATTTCACCTTCGATCCCACGAAATGCATCGTCTGTTCGCGCTGCGTGCGCGCCTGCGAGGAGGTGCAAGGCACCTTCGCGCTGACGATCGAAGGCCGCGGCTTCGGCTCCGTGGTCGCCGCCGGCCAGGACGAAGAGTTCCTGGCATCGGAATGCGTCTCCTGCGGCGCCTGCGTCCAGGCCTGCCCGACGGCGACGCTCCAGGAAAAATCGGTGATCGAGAACGGCCTGCCGGAGCATGCGCGCGTCACCACCTGCGCCTATTGCGGCGTCGGCTGCTCCTTCAAGGCGGAGATGCGCGGCGAGGAACTTATCCGCATGGTCCCCTACAAGGACGGCAAGGCGAACCGCGGCCATTCCTGCGTCAAGGGCCGCTTCGCCTACGGCTATGCCAATCACAGGGACCGCATCCTCAACCCGATGATCCGGGAAAAGATCACCGATCCCTGGCGCGAGGTCTCCTGGGAGGAGGCGCTTGCCCATACGGCGTCGGAATTCCGCCGCATCCAGCATCAATACGGCCGCGGCGCGCTCGGCGGCATCACCTCCTCGCGCTGCACCAACGAGGAGACCTTCCTCGTCCAGAAGCTGGTGCGCGCCGGCTTCGGCAACAACAATGTCGATACCTGCGCCCGCGTCTGCCATTCGCCGACCGGCTACGGCCTCAAGACCACCTTCGGCACCTCCGCCGGCACGCAGGATTTCGACAGCGTCGAGAAGACCGACGTCGTCATCCTGATCGGCGCCAATCCGACGGACGGCCATCCGGTCTTCGCCTCGCGCCTCAAGAAAAGGCTGCGCGAAGGCGCCAAACTCATCGTCATCGATCCGCGCCGCATCGATCTCGTGCGCTCGCCGCATATCGAGGCGTCCTATCACCTGCCCCTGAAGCCGGGCTCCAACGTCGCGGTCCTGACCGCGCTCGCCCATGTCGTCGTCACCGAAGGCCTCTTCGACGAGGCTTTCATCCGCGAGCGCTGCGACTGGGACGAGTTCCAGGATTGGGCGGCCTTCGTCTCCGAGCCGCGCAACTCACCGGAGGAAGTCGAAAAAATCTCCGGCGTTCCGGCCGCCGCCATCCGCGGCGCGGCACGTCTCTATGCGACCGGCGGCAACGGCGCGGTCTATTACGGCCTCGGCGTCACCGAACACAGCCAGGGCTCCACCACGGTGATGGCGATCGCCAATCTCGCCATGGCGACCGGCAACCTCGGCCGCCCGGGCGTCGGCGTGAACCCGCTGCGCGGCCAGAACAACGTTCAGGGCTCGTGCGATATGGGCTCCTTCCCGCATGAGCTGCCGGGCTACCGCCACATCTCCGACGAGGCGACGCGCGACATCTTCGAAAAGCTCTGGAACGTCACGCTCGACGACGAGCCGGGGCTTCGAATCCCCAACATGCTCGATGCCGCCGTCGACGGTTCCTTCCGCGGCATCTACATCCAGGGCGAGGACATCCTGCAATCCGACCCCGATACGAAGCATGTCGCCGCCGGTCTCGCCGCCATGGAATGCGTCGTCGTCCACGACCTCTTCCTCAACGAGACGGCGAATTACGCCCATGTCTTCCTGCCGGGCTCCACCTTCCTGGAAAAGGACGGCACCTTTACGAACGCCGAGCGGCGCATCAACCGCGTCCGCCGCGTCATGGCGCCGAAGAACGGCTATGCCGATTGGGAGGTGACGCAGCTTCTGGCGAACGCGCTCGGCTGCGATTGGAACTACACCCATCCGCGCGAGATCATGGCCGAGATCGCGGCGACCACGCCAAGTTTCGCGGGCGTCACCTACGACCTCCTGGAAAAGGAAGGCTCGGTGCAATGGCCGTGCAACGACAAGGCGCCGCAGGGCACGCCGGTCATGCATGTCGGCGGCTTCCAGCGCGGCAAGGGCAAGTTCGTCGTCACCGAATATGTGGCGACGGACGAAAAGACCGGCCCGCGCTTCCCGCTCCTTCTGACGACCGGCCGCATCCTCACCCAGTACAATGTCGGCGCGCAAACGAGGCGCACGGCCAACACCGTCTGGCACGAGGAAGATCGCCTCGAAATCCATCCCCACGACGCCGAACAGCGCGGCGTCAAGGATGGCGATTGGGTCCGGCTCGCGAGCCGCTCCGGCGAGACCTCGCTGAAAGCCCGCATCACCGACCGCGTCGCGCCGGGTGTCGTCTACACGACCTTCCACCATCCCGGCACGCAGGCGAACGTCATCACCACGGATTTCTCCGACTGGGCGACCAACTGCCCGGAATACAAGGTGACGGCCGTCCAGGTGGCGCTGTCGAACGGACCGAGCGACTGGCAGCAGGAATATGAGGAGCAGACCCGCCAGGCCCGCCGCATCGCCCCGGCGATGGAAGCGGCCGAGTGA